From Leptidea sinapis chromosome 12, ilLepSina1.1, whole genome shotgun sequence, the proteins below share one genomic window:
- the LOC126967213 gene encoding ATP-dependent (S)-NAD(P)H-hydrate dehydratase has translation MESAMSKTIVSLIVLIIIINSVQYSRMAETEKFVKIIKSCIPPLTNNKHKGQAGRIGIVGGSLEYTGAPYFAGISALKVGADLVHVFCASQAATVIKSYSPELIVHPLLDGENASKLISPWLDRLHAVVIGPGLGRESSILRVVAELIQIIRDKKIPLIIDADGLFLLTENIELIKDFASPVIFTPNKIEFERLFNKSNETSGLQNLGRNIIILRKGETDEVISNSPEVQWKSNVGGSGRRCGGQGDILSGSIATFLHWILEQKNDLNIGVDVDKNLIASSLASYAGSVLVRKCNENAFKVKGRSMVASDMIEHIHNSFETLFEI, from the exons atggaatcaGCAATGTCTAAAACTATAGTATCACTGATTGTgcttatcattattattaat AGCGTACAATATTCACGAATGGCTGAGACAGAAAAATtcgtcaaaataataaaatcatgcATTCCACCACTGactaataataaacataaaggTCAAGCTGGTAGGATTGGTATTGTAGGAGGCTCCTTAGAATATACTGGTGCACCTTACTTTGCGGGAATAAGTGCTTTAAAA GTTGGAGCTGACTTAGTTCATGTGTTTTGTGCTTCACAAGCTGCGACTGTAATAAAATCATACAGTCCAGAACTGATAGTTCATCCGTTACTAGATGGAGAGAATGCCTCAAAACTAATTAGTCCTTGGCTAGACAGGCTTCATGCTGTTGTTATTGGACCTGGATTAGGACGAGAATCTAGTATATTAAGAGTGGTGGCTGAACTAATTCAAATTATAAGAGATAAAAAAATTCCATTGATTATAGATGCAGATGGATTGTTTCTCTTAACAGAGAACATTGAATTGATTAAGGACTTCGCGTCACCCGTTATCTTCACTCCAAATAAAATTGAGTTTGAaaggttatttaataaaagtaatgaaACCTCAGGCTTACAAAACTTGGggagaaatataattattctaaGGAAAGGAGAAACTGACGAAGTTATAAGTAATAGCCCTGAAGTTCAATGGAAATCAAATGTTGGTGGATCTGGTCGAAGATGTGGTGGACAGGGTGATATTCTGTCAGGGTCGATTGCTACATTTTTACATTGGATATTAGAACAAAAAAATGATCTGAATATAGGTGTTGAtgttgataaaaatttaatagcATCATCATTGGCTTCCTATGCCGGATCTGTATTAGTAAGAAAATGTAATGAGAATGCTTTTAAAGTTAAAGGCCGTAGCATGGTAGCATCAGATATGATCGAACACATACACAATTCTTTTGAAACATTGTTTGAAATCtag